The DNA sequence GAACAGCAAGGCCTACTTTCAAGGAGAATATAACTCTGTTCCTGTCCTGTTTGCAAAATTCCCACACATCTGACATCCAAGAACTGCATGAGTATCGAACATCTCGAGGTTTCTTCATAGTCTCTGGTATCTTAGTCTTCTGAATGTTTGGAATATTGATTTCACAGCTTTCACTATTAGTACTACTGCCCTTCTTCCCATTCATTTTTACTCAATTATCTGTTTAGCCCTTTCTCTTCAGAGCTAGACAATACTAAAAGACAGGTCTCGAGATGAGGGCTTAAAGCTCAAACTCAGAGAAGTCTAATGAGCTTTGTAAGTGAATGAGTGAATGGATTAGAAGGCTAGAGATTGATTTATAGAAAGGGTGTGCTTGTGCATCAGTTGGGGAAGCAACTAGGTGGTGAAAGCATTAGCAAAGATATTATAAAAGAGTAAAAAGAATAATGCAACAATAATACAGAGCAAGAGCTGGGATAAAAAGATGCTGAGCCCCAATAATGCTGCATGCATGGAGAATTAGAATCTAAGCAGTCCGAGAAAATTTGCCTTCGGATAGCCACGTCTTTGGTTTTGGTCACTTCTCCATTGCAAATTTACTTAAAAATCTGCTTAActagtatactccctccgtcccaggtTGTTTATGTTCACTGTTTGAACATATTTTGAGGCTcctagtaacgtaaagaacctgttgGGACAGAGGGATTATCAACTGAAGATCTGAAACATAATAATACAAACAAGTTGTTGGAAATTCTTCACACGGAGGAATAGGTCTCATTCCATATTCTCTACATTCTCTTCACTCTGAATGTTCTGAGATAAACATCCAATTAGTCCATCTTTAAGAATATAAATCTCCCAGGTTCTATCTGCTTTTCGATCGATTCATCATGCATGCTTGCTTCAAATTTGTTTATGACAATCGAAAACTAATATTTGATTCTTACCAAATTCTATTAGACCACTGATTGATGTTATGTTTGCTTATATGCATATGAGTTTCACAGCATACAGTTGTGGCCTTGGACTAGTTGAACATAGCTAGAATTGGATGCTTGAGGGGAGGTAACAACTATCAACATTAAGAATGTGCTGAATTGCAAATGGACCAACTGCTCTAAAGTGAGATCTTTTCTTTGCAGGTGAAAATGAGTTTTGGACTATTTCAACTCAAGTGGCTTTTCAGATTTGGGTTATTTGGTTTAGACCACATATATTTCATTCCATTGAATTCACCGGCAAAATTAACACTCCatctttaaattatattttcttattcaaGTGAGACATCTGAGTAGAGAATGCTGATCCTCAGctaatttttcaatataaaaaagtttttttttattttatctaacTCCTCTCCCCACATTGAAGTCGGAAGAGATCATGAGTTAGCTTTTTCTCCCACTTCAAACACTTTCCAGTTTTCATAtcattttcataatttaattttctctGAAAATCAAATAACTATTACATCAAACACAAGCAATGATCCGGTGTTTGACTCAAACACTTTCAAGTTTTCATATTATTCTTGTGAAATGACCTGTGATACATAGAAAATAGCACATAAACTTAATTAGAGGATTTTTCATGTTAAAGTTATCTGCTCGTCTCTTGATGTTTTTTCTTTTATCTTTCATGACAACCTAATGCAAACTACACTTGACCAAGAATGCATGCATATAGAGTTGAAATGTTGGATGCATGCATGTAGGGTTGAAATGTCGGATATAATTGTTAGCTTAGTAAATGTATTCAGCAAtcgttatatatattataaaactaataacATGATGTTGGATATAATTGTTAGCTTCGCAAATGTGTTCAacgataattatatatactacAAAATTAACATATGATATATACgagaaaactaaaaattaatggCTCCCAGCAAATTAATCTGTTTCATGAAATATTTTTGATGGGCTATTTGTGTTATACATTAAAAGTTGTTAACATTTAACTATTGGATTTAAAATTTGTCTTTCAGGCTCTTTTTTGGTGATTTTATCCATGATACATTCCGGGGCATACTACTAATTAATCTTTTAGAAGTCTTTTGGTGGTGATTTGGTTAGTaaggtatatatataaattgtggagtaaatattatattttcattaaaaataaatttaaaattatttttgaaactacaatattttattgaagATTTAAACTAAGACCTCTATTTGGAAGTTAGAGTTTTGGGACAAAATCAGAGGTTTGGAGTGGTTAAGAGATTTGATTATTAGAATCCGCTAACataagtgtttggtagttagcggattgaagttgaaaaagtTACTTTGAGAAATTTTTTGAGTTAAAGATTTTAGTTTGGGTTAGAAAAatctaatcaatcagctatttaccacaTAGTTCTACGagaaacatctatttcaattcGTTAGTCAAAACAACTATTTTAATTCGCTAACAGTGGCTGCTAATTTCTAAACAGGCCAAAGTAGCAAAGGCCGACTGCCGAATGCTCATTCTCAACGGAAACATCGTAGAAaaagagggagtattaaattatCGTAGAGCACGGGAAAACGAAACCACAATGTTGCCAAAATTAGTCTGTCCGGGTAGGAATGTCATGTTTGTTTCCTGCTCGAGAACCTAAAGTTATTGCAGTTGCAAGTTCGCAATGACGCAGAAAATTATTACTGTCAAACGGTCCAGAGTTGAAaaagattataatatatatttattgtacGTAGAGAACCACAAACTTACTAAAATTCCATATAACTCAAATcactttttaaaaatagaacaattcttattttttttttttttgacggaaaAGGATGGATTCATTAATAACTTAAATCCTTCTGAATACAAGACTTCAACTCCACAGGGACAGAATACATATCAAAGACTCGATCTGGGTAGCGATATGACGCCCTAGCAAATTCATGGGCAACCATATTAGCAGATCGTCGAATAAAATACAAGAAGACCTTGTTTGAATCCTGAATGAGTCGCCTGCATTCTTCAATAATCCGCCCAAAGTAGGATGGCATTTGCACACGACTTCGAATCGCCTGAACAACAACTAAACTGTCTGTTTCTAGCTCGACCCTTGGCCAGCTGCTCATATTAATCCAACTCAGCGCTTCCTTCACGGCCATAGCTTCAGCAACCACCGGAGCCACCATACCAACCTTCAAACACGTTCTAGCCTGGACAAGCTCACCTGTTGAGTCTCTGGCTACTAGACCCATACCATACTCACCCCTGTCGTTAAAGATAGCTGCGTCACTTGTCACCTTCATTGTATCAGTCTGTGGCTTAACCCAAACACACGCTCCATCTCCATTGCTTAGTGGATGAAGGAGAGCATTTGTTGACCGAGTCTGGGCAAATTTCCATTGTAGAAGGTGCTGCTTCGCCGTAGCAACCACTCTATTAACTGGGGTTCGCTTGTTGTTCCATACCAGATTATTTCTAGCTCTCCAAATCGCCCAACATGTTGTAACAATCTCAGCTCTTTTATCATTATGCAAACTGGTTATTATCGTCGAAAACCAGTTTGAAAAATCTGCACCCATCTCTATTTGAACACTTGGAGCTATCATTCTCCAACATTGGACTGCTACTGGGCAGGTTACAAGAGCATGCATAATTGTTTCATCTCCATTACAACAAACTGGGCAGTGAGATTGTAACCGGACATGTTTCTGGCTCAGATTAATCTTTGTTGGCAAGCAGCGAGATAAGGCACGCCACATGAGGTTGAGAACTTTAGGAGGGGCTTTAATCTTCCACAAGGCTCCCCAAAGCTCCTCATTGtctgcttcattccagattctaCGATTAGACTGTAATAACTTATATGCACTTCTCACCGAGTATAACCCAGAAGCTTCCTTACTCCAAAAAATACAGTCCTCATTGTTAGAATCACTTAAAGGGATATTAAGAATAGCTTGCTGATCTCGTTGATTAAAAATGTCTCGGATAACCTCAACATCCCACTCCCTTCTGTCAGTGCACATCAAAGATGCCACCTTCTGGTTTACAATCGCTTCTGAATTTGTAGTAATAAAAGGATGATCCTCCTCAATTAACCATGGCTGCTCAATAATGTTAACCCTTTCTCCCGAGCCAATTCTCCATCTACTTCCGGACAATAACAGATTTTTTGCTTCCCAAACACTCCGCCATATGAAGCTTGGATTGTTCCCCAACTCAGAATCCAAGAAGGTTTTATCTGCATAGTATCTGGCTTTATAGACTCTAGAAGCTAGACTCTCTGGCTTCGTAATGAATCTCCATCCTTGTTTTCCCAACATTGCTAGATTAAAGTCGCGGAAATTTCGAAATCCTAGCCCCCCTGCTGTTTTATGCTTAGACATGCGATCCCAGCTCATCCAATGTATTGTTTTTGAAGTGCTTGTCGGAGACGACTGCCACCAGAATCTAGATAAGCTTCTTTCTATATCTTTTGTAATTTCCAACGGCAATAGGAAAACACTCATAGCAAACACCGGAAGAGATTGAACCACTGACTTAATAAGCACCTCCTTCCCCGATCTCGACACTGTTTTATGATCCCAGCTTCTCACTCTTGAGTTAACCCTGTCCTTTAAGTACCCCAATAACGCTGATTTATTTCTCCCCAGAAGGTTTGGAAGTCCAAGATACTTACTGGAACAATTCTTATTTAAACTAACTTAAAGTAGATACACATAAATCTCACCGCTTATGTTTTATTTATGCATGATACCTTCTCACAGCCCAAACAGATTCGGAATAAATTGCAAGAGAAGACCTTAAAGTAGCTTGAGATAGcgtaataaatatttgatagcCTGCGGATGGTCTATAATTGGAAAGGTTTGTTGACGGCAAAAAGGCCTGGTAGAAGATAAATATTGTAAATCTCAAATAATTTTCGTGCACTCTCTGCAGTAATATCCAAAGGAGGCTCATGTGGAGTGATAGCAAGTTGAGCAGAAGAATTCATGGGAGCGGTACTTTCGTGCATGTTGGTGTCATGAAGTAAATCATTAATAAACTTGATTTGTGATGAAATGAGACCATGTCCTATATAGAGCAAATATACGCTTTTGCTCTCCTTTGTCTATCATCTCCACGCTTCATCTCCACGCTCCAAGCTAGTCAGCTCCAAGCTAGTCAGTCTTCTCTCCTTTACAATCtaatattataactatattCTACACGATCTTTTCTATGTAGGCATGTTATGTGAGACatttggtagttaacaaaatttgaagtttgtagccgaaatcaaaatttatgacGGTGTCCGCTTTTTTAAAATGTATCGGAGAGTGATGATGATGAAAGATTGGGGTGATTGAGATTAGTGTTTTGAGTTGCGTCCATGTGCTCTCAGTTTGCCTACTTGCCATACATAGTACTTGGAAGACAAATAACCTAAATGGGCTAGGGTTTCTTGTACATGGATCAACAGTAGTTGCCGAAGCCCGCTAAAGAATGTCCAAATATTAGGATCCATTCTTAACCCGACGAGGACAACCCACCAAACTACGGGGTAAGTGATCCAAAGTCAGATGTATATCAAACCCAGTACTCTTCAATGAAGACAACTCACCACAATACAGAGTAGCGTCTTTCAAAATATATCTTCGAGAAGTTTTCACAAGCTTCCCAACGAGAAATATACACTAGACTATGAGCAAGACTTCTCCCGTCTTCGTCCACTACTTCTCAATAAGGATAGGGATGGCTTACTAGCTAGAATGCGAACCCTTTGTACACGAATacgacctatatatatatatataaatgggcCATAATGAATTTTTGATATAACAACATACAACACAACTATTTAACTAGATAAAACATGGTAACCATTAGTTTTCATGGAAAAACGGTTACTACAACCTTATACATGAATCTGGCCCATATAAGTGGGCTTATAGTGAATTTTGGTTATAACATGCAACACAATCATTTAACTGGATTGAAAATTGTAAGCATCGTTTTCATGACAAAACGGGCAATACgactaattttaataataatatgaggATGGTAACAACATAGCTGAGTTCAttggagttttttttttcaataagtcGTAAGATCTTAGAATTGTTCAAAAAAtacttgaaatattttaattagaaaagttATTGTGCATATTatcaacttaaaatttgaaaaaaataattcaaaagaaTTAGGAGTCTTTGACAATTCTTTTCTTCTATAAGGTCCGGCTTAATAATTTCTgatcggtttttaaaattttagtttatccAATAACAATATGTGGACTGATAATTGCCTAGAATATTTAGCGACTCAAATTCTTTTTACGCATGAATTATTTGTAGTTTAAAATAACCCCCCCAAAATCTTATTCCAGGCCAAAATCTATTCCAATTTACTAATTTAAAcctcatttttatttaaataaaataatttgacaaaaaaaagttttaatcaTCACTCTCACATGCTAAGTTATAAATCGGGCATCATATCACATCACTGCAGGCCCTAGAGATTTGGGTAAAAATTGTGCCCCTTAACTTTCAAGATTGTAAAAGAACATCTTACATACATTCAAATTATCAATAACATAAtcaaaaatatagttttaaaattaatacacaattaattcaaatgcatgtaaatatataaatgcatcaatttatcattatatactatatatgcATAATTTTTTGATGTCCATGAGATAGTGGTGCTTTAGACGTTCATCTTGGTCGGCTTAGCCAAGAGTCTGCCCTGTATCACATATAAGTTATACGCATCGTTTCCTAATGTTTTGGTGCTATAGTTTCATACATACCGAATTATGACCATATATATGCTCGAAATTCTTGTAGCAATTTGTAGTTGGCAGAATACTATCCTGTGGTAGTAACAAATAATACCTCGATCTTATCGGAGCATTCTAATCAAGAATATTCATACTAAAGTTGTTGAGTCTTCCCCACATTTTTTCTGCCTTTGACAGCCTTCATTATGCAGACATGCAGTACTCGTCCAAGAAATGCATTTTTAACTTCCGcaaacatgtatatatatggcATACACACAAACTTAATTGGTCCACTTTAATCTTTAACTTCTGCATCAATTAATGTAGCAAATGGGATTAAAAGACAATGTTACAAGAGATGATGTTACAAGAGATGATGTATAGGAGAAAACCAAATTATTATTATGCGTATCCGCACAAATACTTGCGGGTTTATTGGTCAGTGGATTCATATTCCTGATTTGTTTTTCAACTAGTTCTTTTAATTGATTCGTGAGTTTGTGTTTACGAGGTCAGATCTATATTCTCATTGAACACAAAAACTTCGATTTGAAACTTTAACGGCGGAAAATTATGTAATcaattttgaattaattatacAGAGAAAGCGAGGCGGAAAAACTATGTAACTAACTTTGAGTTAGTTAGACAGAGAAAGCGTGGAGCATCGTGCTCTAATACCTTCTAAAACAGAATAAGTTGAAAATGTTTGAGTAAATTGTATTACTAAAAATGAAAGATACAAGAGTTTATATACAGCCGCTTTAGCTAACTAACAACTAGCTAGCTATTTAGTTGTATACCCTTAACTATATCAATATGTACAACTCTACCCCTCCTCAGACACTAAATATATTACTCCTAccacatttattttaaataccTCTAACTAATATCCTGAAAATGGTGAAATAAACTTTTAATTAATGTCTGAAAACGTTAAttcaactaaattttaaataagtcaagtcttGGTATAGAAATTAAGGGAatagatttgaaaaattatcattaaatatttttttaacgtataaatggacatgtaaatagggatatttttttttttgaaattgaacATGTAAAAATGGACAGAGGATGTGGTTGAATGATTTTTCATGtgcaaaagaaaaagaagaaagaatgaGCGAATCTTAGCCAAAGTTTTTAGATCGTATATGTTGATTTCGTTtttgttaattaataattttatgtcatttttgatttatttaatcattttcATATCATGATATAGtgacaacaattttttttatggtTGTTTTTCTCTGTCTTTGACGCTCGTTTTCCTCTTCTTTTTTTGCATTATTATATCTTTTAatcatttgaaaattaataattttaatatcgatGGAAAAAGCCACAAAgtcaaatcaaaaaataaaagagacTTCTTCATAAAAAAATGAGACCTGagtaaaaatcatcaaaaatggACAAGTAACACCAAAGCAAAAGACAAGCTCCTTCTTTAACTAAAAACAAGAGTAAACATAGGTGGAAATTTTGCCCACAACAAAtacaattcaaataaaaaataacaaccAAAGATCCTCAAAATTCATGAGAACCCAAAGACATCAAACTGACCAGCATTCATACAACTTAATATCAGCCTTAAGCCTAAAGTACACTTCACCTTCATAAGCATCAGTCATCAACGTAGCTATCCCTCTCGTCATAAAAAAATCTCCCGTTCCACCGATCACCGAAATATCCCTCGTCTTGTTCATCAACGGATCAGCTCCCGcgaaattaatactccctctatgCTGCGTCGAATTGAACACCATCGAAAACCCTAGCCATGCAGTGAAGATCTCTTTCTTGTCGTACATGTAGAACCCTTGTGCTCGGCCCACGGGTGGGGAATGCAGATTGTTGTCCAGCGTTACGGGGTCGTCGAAAACGACGACGTTCCCGAAATGGTTCTGGCCGGCCAGGATCGTCATGTTGGATCCTGCCGGCGCGCCTACGATGGCTGCGGTGGCGTTCTTGGAGTTGTGGCCGTTGTAGAGAATGTCGTGGAAATAAAATATCAGACGTTTGCAAGGCTTGTGTGACTGGATGATTTTTCTCGAGTGAGCCGCGGAGAATCCGAcgaggaggaggaagaagagAGGTAGAAGAAGTGCCTGAGTTTTCATGGCTAAAAATAGAAAAGGCTGGAGTCTGAGGATATGGTGTAAAAAAGGATGAATGAAAGTATCTACTTATATAAGTGTTCAAGGTGggattattgttatttaatctGGATTGGTTCGGGCTTGACTTCTAAGGCAAGTTAATTATTAGTTAATGGAAAAATGTTGACAATAGTAGGGTAAATTCAGAGAAAAATTGATGACTTAAAAATGAAGGTTGAGATGATCATTTGATGCGGTGGGGAAAAGAGTAAAAggtacaaaaattataaaacgaGTATTGTATATATAAAGACAGTAATAATTGTGAGTTCCTGCAAAAAGTATACAATAATTACAGATGAAATTGCAAAGGGGTGTGTTGGTCCTAATTTACAAGTTATATAATCGAAATTtcaattcaaaaagaaaatcaatcaaaaataattattttttaatatttaatgagtcaatcaaaatatgtgtcaaaaattaaaatatcaaataaaaaagacAGAGGATGGaagtgttattattattatgcatATGCAATGTTGACAATGGTATAGTGATTTCACAGAGAAATTGAACCCCCAGTGTCACGCTTGGTAACTTAAAAATGAAGTTTGAGATAATCATTTGATGCGGTGGGCATAAGAGTAAAAAGTGTAATTCCTGCAAAAAGTATACAATAATTACACGATGAAATTGCAAAGAGGTGTGTTGGTCCTAATTTGAGTTTATAGTAGttttttaaagattaaaaattatttgcatTATCAAAAGAATAGAAATATCTATtaatataatagtaataataatatttaatataccggatgtaaattttttttgttggttTCTGATATATGTGCTGTAAATTTAGTTCTGAATATTGAAATTCGCTTTTTAGGTTGTTATTAtgcaatataataaaataatgagtgtTTAGGTAAGCCAATCCTTCTGACTTTGAAATGTCACTAATCGTCCACTACTTTTATAATTGATCTGCTTAGTTGGCCATAACTACCGCTACAAACTCCTGCCCACGTCGATTGCACGCATATATTTTGTGTGGACTGTGGATCGGAGGaggattaattaatttaaatcttatGATTATATGGATGTCGTAATTTTGTGGGTCTGATTTAATTTGAATTGTAATTCAAGTTATAATTAACTCTTAGCAACCAACAATAGCTTGCTACTACAGCACAAAGGCAGGCTGTAATATCGGTCATATACAGTGAGCTGTATTATTGTATTCAGGATTGCATACAATTTCAAACTATGGCTCAATGAATTGTTTAGGTAAACCAACATGTTATAGGTTGTGTTGTTAGCTTTAGTTGAAGCTGTGTGTAAGCAACTACATCTATATCCATGCCAACAAAGCTAGCATATAATTTGTCTAATTGTCTTCATGTAGTGGgttgtttctaacttatttAAGAGCCAACTTCtcgtttaaaaatcaaaatttttgttGCTTCAAAATTCGAGCAAGTTCCGACCCGCACGAAaggtaaaaaaatcaaaatgttTGACTTTTcttctaaaatttaattatacaaatatatagtatcatttcaaaaaaatatataataatttattattatattaaaatttttataattacaaatattaaaaattttctaaatatacaagttaaaaattatttttcacctGTAAGACCTCCTTTGCTTAGAATCATTATATTGAAAGAGATAGTTGGTCCAAGTATTCGACAAAAATTTAAGTATCTTTTATTGTTTGTAACATAAAATTTAGGGcttgttttaaaaatattaagctctaaaaatatttagatGTTCATATTTCAACTTATACATGCCAACAATCCCGTATAAGAGCATTTATGACGGAGTTGGCTAAATTGTTCACATTATGTGAAATTTGTTAAACTTTTAAAACATTGTGTTTAGAATATATGTacgataataaatgatgtgtaatattAAGTTTCaccaaatataataatttacgGGAGTTTGAAGTATGTCCTGTTGATCTATGTTTCATCACCtataaaaaaaaagggaaattATGAATGGTACTATTGTGTAATTGGCTTCTCTAAATGGTACCATTTCGTGTTTTTGACTTACAAGTGGTACCACTCAGTTTATGATCCGTTAACGATACTACCATTCCGTCCATTAAAACGTTAAAATTGTTAGTTGACCGTatttatctcatattttttctttaaaaaatatatgaaatacaaCTGATAACCATATTTTTTCTAGTGTGTTCTTTGTTTAAGGTTTAGGGTTACTCCTTTCGATTCTCAGTCACCACCGCCACCAGCAATTTCAACTCAGTCTTCATGCCCTTCTATCGCTACCGACTCCGGCGAAATCGCTGCAACGACAACACCCATTCTTTACAAAATCAACCCCTCACCCTTACTCGACCTCTCCTATTTCACTCTCCAGACCCGTTTCCCGCCACCGCCCCGGCTGCCAAATCAAACCCAACCACCACCAAATCACATCGCAAGCACAAAATACAAACATAGTCATACCAACTCACTTAATACATGTATATAAATCAACCCACGTGAATCAAGCTTCTGGATCGGTTGAATTAAGCGCTCAAAACCTAATCCCCTTTTTCGCTATGTAACCCACCGCCTCTGTTGTACATATAAACTGGATATcttctttgttttttattttattctcatCCAGCTATACGCACACATGCACACAAAGAAAAAATACGGATATCAGatgtattttatgtgttttttaaaggaaaaataCGAAATAAATACAGTTAACTAACATTTTTAACGTTTTAATGGACGGAATGGTAGTATAGTTAACGGCTCATAAACGGAGTGGTACCACTTGTAAGTCAAAAACGCGAAATGATACCATTTAGAGAAGTCAATTACACAATGGTACCATTCATAATTTcccaaaaaaaaatagaatgtgTGAGACTATCCTTTTGcaatatatttaagttttttttattttactttcctAGAAAAATGTGTTGAAGACAAATTGTCCATTGAATGaccttaattagttaattattgGGGAAGAGACTTTCTGAATGGATTCCCTGCTAAGCCCGCCTTGCATGACTTTCCGTACAATTTTAATAAACCTTACGATTCTGAAGATATTCAAATAAAGTAAGCAATCAAAAATATAGCAAACTATGACTGGTGTAGCTTGTTAGATTTGAAAGCAATCTATAAAATTAACTATATAATTTGATGTGGCTAAACTATGAGCATcctaattataaaatcatttccTGATACTCAATAGAGATTAGAGAATCTGCTCAAAAGAAAACAATGCTTATTCATTACTCACTTCATTTCTGCTAAGAAAATACAGTCACTGACTCACTGAAGTAACTTCACTATGCGAGTTCCACAGA is a window from the Daucus carota subsp. sativus chromosome 8, DH1 v3.0, whole genome shotgun sequence genome containing:
- the LOC108198832 gene encoding dirigent protein, which codes for MKTQALLLPLFFLLLVGFSAAHSRKIIQSHKPCKRLIFYFHDILYNGHNSKNATAAIVGAPAGSNMTILAGQNHFGNVVVFDDPVTLDNNLHSPPVGRAQGFYMYDKKEIFTAWLGFSMVFNSTQHRGSINFAGADPLMNKTRDISVIGGTGDFFMTRGIATLMTDAYEGEVYFRLKADIKLYECWSV